Proteins encoded in a region of the Bombiscardovia apis genome:
- a CDS encoding aminopeptidase P family protein, giving the protein MADSTTPRESDVDINEQDMADRVNNRTLRPNSASFQEFMTQDWGEQDSSVEPLESSAYIGARLAQLGKRFPTDRLIIPAGDYKTRNNDCDYAFRPDSAFAYYTGLGEDLEPGAILVLEPLAADSPEAQAGQTHRAELFVSPRADQSTRDYYRSSQYGEYWVGPRAGLKELSIMTGLPTRNIAEFDQAITQGVGPDEGAIRLRVLYHTDPAITARVDAVRKEKGQGSPDHNKALDNQFEEFASEARMIKDAYEVNEMRKAVAATKDGFDRILSRLPQVVGQPRSERMLEGAFNANAREEGNDVGYGSIIASGVHAPVLHWMRNNGTVSEGELLLIDAGVETNSLYTADITRTFPVGGKFSKIQRDIYETVLRSQIAGFEAAQPGATYSDIHHACMQVLAEQLHEWGILKVSVEESLSPQGQQHRRWHACGCAHHLGLDVHDCAEARYESYQGAAITPGMIFTIEPGLYFKENDMMVPPEFRGIGVRIEDDILMTENGPEWISKQIPKTVEEVEAWMAERAAVAQN; this is encoded by the coding sequence ATGGCGGATAGCACAACACCGCGCGAATCTGATGTAGATATCAACGAGCAAGACATGGCAGATCGCGTCAACAACCGCACCTTGCGCCCTAATTCGGCTAGCTTCCAAGAGTTCATGACCCAAGACTGGGGAGAGCAAGACAGCAGCGTTGAGCCCCTAGAGTCGAGCGCCTACATCGGTGCCCGATTGGCCCAGTTGGGCAAGCGCTTCCCTACGGACAGGCTCATCATTCCTGCCGGTGATTATAAGACGCGCAACAACGACTGCGATTACGCCTTCCGCCCCGACTCTGCTTTCGCCTATTACACCGGGCTTGGTGAGGACTTGGAGCCGGGCGCTATCTTGGTTCTCGAACCGCTGGCTGCTGATTCTCCTGAGGCTCAAGCTGGGCAGACCCACCGGGCCGAATTGTTTGTCTCGCCTCGGGCTGACCAGTCCACTCGCGACTATTATCGTTCTTCGCAGTATGGCGAGTACTGGGTTGGTCCGCGAGCAGGGCTGAAAGAGCTCTCTATCATGACAGGGCTGCCCACGCGCAACATTGCCGAGTTTGACCAGGCCATTACCCAAGGTGTGGGGCCAGATGAGGGTGCTATACGCCTGCGAGTGCTCTACCATACCGATCCTGCCATTACAGCACGAGTCGACGCAGTCCGTAAGGAAAAAGGCCAGGGAAGTCCTGACCACAACAAGGCGCTCGACAACCAGTTTGAAGAGTTCGCCTCCGAAGCTCGCATGATTAAAGATGCCTACGAAGTGAATGAGATGCGCAAGGCTGTGGCTGCCACCAAAGACGGATTCGACAGGATTTTGAGCCGTCTGCCGCAGGTGGTGGGCCAGCCTCGTTCAGAGCGCATGCTTGAGGGGGCTTTTAATGCCAACGCCCGCGAAGAAGGCAACGATGTGGGCTACGGTTCGATTATTGCTTCGGGCGTCCACGCTCCAGTCCTGCATTGGATGCGCAATAACGGCACCGTAAGCGAGGGCGAACTCCTGCTCATCGACGCAGGTGTGGAAACCAACTCCCTCTACACTGCCGACATTACGCGCACCTTCCCAGTAGGCGGCAAGTTTAGTAAGATTCAGCGCGACATTTACGAGACCGTGCTCAGGTCTCAGATTGCCGGTTTTGAGGCAGCACAGCCTGGTGCCACTTATTCAGATATCCATCATGCCTGCATGCAGGTCTTGGCTGAGCAGCTGCACGAATGGGGTATTTTGAAGGTCTCGGTCGAAGAATCACTTTCGCCCCAGGGCCAGCAGCACCGCCGTTGGCATGCTTGCGGTTGCGCCCACCACTTGGGCCTGGATGTGCACGATTGCGCTGAAGCTCGCTATGAGTCCTACCAAGGCGCTGCCATTACGCCGGGCATGATTTTCACTATCGAGCCAGGCTTGTACTTCAAGGAAAACGACATGATGGTGCCGCCAGAATTCCGCGGTATTGGCGTGCGCATTGAAGATGACATCTTGATGACCGAGAATGGCCCCGAGTGGATTTCCAAGCAGATTCCGAAGACCGTTGAAGAAGTCGAGGCTTGGATGGCTGAGCGCGCTGCTGTAGCTCAAAACTAA
- a CDS encoding NUDIX hydrolase → MSTPQFVLDLRKSIGHDLLWLNGITAYVQREDGRLLLGKRADSGKWAIVYGINEPGEEPADTVVREVKEETGVDVIVTDFVAVKSQHKATTYTNGDITMYMDHLYLCKPDPKGNIEPFVGDDESLEVGWFEPDQLPQPLDKATIERMKLVHQYLANAARGDRHALFFGGNSQPEIDGDVSNYE, encoded by the coding sequence ATGTCTACTCCCCAATTTGTGCTTGACCTACGCAAGTCGATAGGCCACGACCTTTTGTGGCTCAACGGCATCACTGCTTATGTGCAAAGGGAGGATGGGCGCCTGCTCCTAGGCAAGCGTGCGGACTCAGGTAAGTGGGCCATCGTCTACGGCATTAACGAGCCAGGTGAAGAGCCTGCCGATACAGTGGTTCGCGAGGTGAAGGAAGAGACCGGTGTCGATGTGATTGTGACTGACTTTGTAGCGGTCAAATCGCAGCACAAGGCCACCACGTATACCAATGGTGACATAACTATGTATATGGACCATCTCTACCTGTGCAAGCCCGACCCCAAAGGCAATATCGAGCCATTTGTGGGAGACGATGAGAGTTTGGAAGTGGGTTGGTTTGAACCTGATCAACTCCCCCAGCCCTTAGATAAGGCCACTATTGAACGCATGAAACTGGTGCATCAATACCTCGCAAACGCCGCTCGGGGTGATCGCCACGCCCTCTTCTTCGGAGGCAATAGCCAGCCGGAAATCGACGGCGATGTAAGCAACTACGAGTAA
- a CDS encoding ABC transporter ATP-binding protein — MKNSHSIWKYIEGHAGIYFFCLILGVINQILTLAQPTLSGCLIAGVQQKISVTNIAMILGILAILGAMLAAVQQALIGKIGEQKVYSTRNRMVEKFFRMRLLDREVKPPAWYSQRIAGDAALIKSIPIQFLGIIQSAILLVGSGTALVKINLLFFAIIIVPSFISVLCVFVVSKPIKKWQNDVQDASMGMTLNIQESASAMRMLKAYNAIEGEKRKLYDTISQAFHSGKKLIYLYSSLGPITQILSQLGNVLAILYGAYQVASGSMEFATLVMFLMYFSYFSSATTSIASAVGQFQQALVGAQRVDEFMMMEEEENDARSCAVTLIEAPVVSFNNVYHQYSLGQNYSLKAVSFNVPAGKITALVGESGGGKTTCLGLMERFFMPTSGKITINGNNLSELDISELRNCVAFVEQEPCILTGTIRDNVKLGKQTATDEEITFALAQVGLCITGVSQENLLDRHVGESGLSLSGGQKQRIAIARALIRTPKLLLMDEPTSSLDGLAEGEISELIRNRFPNTTLLYSAHRLSLILEADWIIVIKDGIVLDSGRHSDLMNRCKYYKKLVEAQSHGRAE, encoded by the coding sequence ATGAAGAATTCTCATTCTATATGGAAGTACATTGAAGGACATGCAGGCATATATTTTTTCTGCCTAATATTGGGGGTGATAAACCAGATTTTAACTCTAGCGCAGCCCACGCTGAGTGGGTGTTTAATAGCTGGAGTACAGCAGAAGATATCTGTAACCAATATTGCGATGATTCTGGGAATTCTCGCAATATTAGGAGCGATGCTAGCTGCCGTTCAGCAGGCTCTAATAGGTAAAATAGGTGAACAAAAGGTATATTCAACCCGAAACCGTATGGTAGAAAAATTCTTCCGTATGCGGTTACTTGATCGTGAAGTCAAACCTCCCGCATGGTATTCCCAGAGAATTGCAGGCGACGCTGCATTGATAAAGTCGATTCCCATTCAATTTCTTGGAATCATACAGTCTGCGATTTTGCTCGTAGGATCTGGGACGGCTTTGGTTAAAATCAATCTTCTGTTTTTTGCAATAATTATCGTTCCATCCTTTATTTCTGTATTGTGTGTATTTGTTGTATCTAAGCCAATCAAAAAGTGGCAAAATGACGTGCAGGACGCATCAATGGGTATGACTTTAAATATACAAGAGTCAGCTTCTGCAATGAGAATGCTTAAAGCATATAATGCTATAGAAGGAGAGAAGAGGAAACTCTATGATACGATATCGCAGGCATTCCATTCTGGAAAAAAATTAATCTATCTATATAGCAGTTTAGGTCCGATTACTCAAATCCTATCCCAACTTGGTAATGTCCTTGCTATCCTTTACGGAGCGTATCAAGTTGCTTCTGGCAGCATGGAATTTGCTACTCTTGTCATGTTTCTGATGTACTTTTCCTATTTTTCATCAGCAACTACATCGATAGCTTCTGCTGTAGGTCAATTCCAGCAAGCTTTGGTCGGCGCGCAGAGAGTTGACGAATTCATGATGATGGAAGAGGAAGAAAATGATGCAAGATCTTGCGCGGTAACACTAATTGAAGCACCGGTTGTTAGTTTTAACAATGTATACCATCAATATTCGCTTGGACAAAATTATTCTTTGAAGGCAGTAAGTTTTAACGTACCCGCTGGGAAAATTACGGCACTTGTTGGAGAATCTGGTGGAGGAAAAACAACATGCCTTGGTCTGATGGAACGATTCTTTATGCCGACCAGTGGGAAAATTACTATTAATGGCAATAATCTTTCCGAACTGGATATTTCAGAGTTAAGGAATTGCGTAGCTTTCGTTGAGCAAGAACCTTGTATTCTTACTGGCACTATCAGAGATAATGTTAAATTAGGAAAGCAAACAGCTACAGATGAAGAGATCACCTTTGCTCTGGCTCAGGTTGGTTTGTGCATTACCGGCGTAAGCCAAGAAAATCTACTAGACCGCCATGTAGGAGAATCAGGCTTGTCGTTATCGGGTGGACAAAAACAGCGAATAGCTATTGCTCGGGCTTTGATAAGAACTCCCAAGCTACTGCTCATGGATGAGCCGACATCTAGTTTAGACGGTCTTGCTGAAGGAGAAATATCTGAACTTATACGAAACAGATTCCCAAATACAACTCTCTTGTATTCAGCCCACAGACTCTCTCTCATCCTTGAAGCTGATTGGATTATAGTTATTAAAGATGGAATAGTGCTCGATTCTGGTAGACACTCAGATCTTATGAATCGTTGCAAATATTATAAAAAGCTAGTCGAGGCTCAATCTCACGGTAGAGCAGAATAA